A single genomic interval of Stieleria maiorica harbors:
- a CDS encoding VOC family protein, producing MDTRISMITLGVRDLDAAIRFYRDGLGFPKMESPPEVAFFTLNGTWLGLYGLESLADDAGVSPDRSGFAGFALAHNVESEGEVEAILSRASEYGAEITKPAAHTEWGGYSGYFADLDGYQWEIALNPHFWVGPPKTGG from the coding sequence ATGGATACGCGAATCAGCATGATCACACTCGGCGTCCGCGATCTTGACGCGGCGATCCGTTTCTACCGTGACGGGCTCGGTTTTCCCAAAATGGAATCGCCGCCTGAAGTTGCGTTCTTTACCCTCAACGGCACTTGGCTCGGACTGTATGGGCTGGAGTCACTCGCAGATGACGCGGGCGTTTCTCCCGACCGCAGCGGATTCGCCGGATTCGCTCTTGCGCACAATGTCGAATCTGAAGGCGAAGTCGAAGCGATCCTTTCGCGGGCTTCGGAGTACGGCGCCGAAATTACCAAGCCAGCTGCGCACACCGAATGGGGCGGCTACTCGGGATACTTCGCCGATCTGGATGGCTATCAATGGGAAATCGCCCTCAACCCGCATTTCTGGGTCGGCCCGCCCAAAACTGGTGGATAA
- a CDS encoding sulfatase family protein — translation MTVFEKPFLCLALVAFFCFGCFENVRSAELPNIVLILVDDMGYGDPGCFNPDSKIPTPNIDSLAAAGMRFTDAHASGPLCHMSRYGLMTGRYPFRINVGRWPKQALIEPGEVTLPSLLRDAGYRTAMVGKWHVGFDEDGYDKPLPGGPVDRGFDSFFGIRASTDIPPYFYIRDRMAVAPPSDSIAANQSDGWSPIQGAFWRAGGIAPGLQLEDVLPRFTEEACQVIRSHEGRDQPLMLYLAYPAPHTPWLPSEEFAGKSGAGMYGDFAMMVDAMIGKVLKQLDAANMTDDTMVIFTSDNGPVWYEADVERFGHDSSGDLRGMKADAWECGHRMPMVVRWPGVVAAGSASGKMISFVDFLATADELTGSKVYQNKDKTDVGPDSFSFLGELTGKPSDAPQRTSLALKSGKGLMTIRRGDWKFIDGDGSGGFSDRGTKGKSEISKGQLYNLADDIGETNNLVDQYPEMVRSLRAELAKVEAVPRHRDVRAE, via the coding sequence ATGACTGTCTTTGAAAAACCATTCCTCTGCCTGGCTTTGGTCGCGTTCTTTTGTTTCGGCTGTTTTGAAAACGTTCGGTCCGCGGAACTGCCGAACATTGTGTTAATCCTGGTCGATGACATGGGCTACGGGGATCCGGGGTGCTTCAATCCCGACAGCAAGATCCCGACTCCGAACATCGATTCCTTGGCGGCCGCGGGCATGCGTTTTACCGATGCACACGCCTCTGGACCGCTGTGTCACATGTCGCGCTATGGGTTGATGACGGGACGTTACCCGTTCCGGATCAATGTGGGGCGTTGGCCCAAACAGGCCCTGATCGAGCCCGGCGAAGTCACGTTACCGTCGCTGCTGCGGGATGCCGGATACCGAACGGCGATGGTCGGCAAGTGGCACGTGGGATTTGACGAGGACGGTTATGACAAACCGTTGCCCGGAGGCCCTGTCGATCGGGGGTTCGATTCGTTCTTCGGCATCCGGGCGTCGACGGACATCCCGCCGTATTTTTACATCCGAGACCGGATGGCGGTCGCACCGCCGTCGGATTCGATTGCCGCCAATCAGAGCGACGGCTGGTCGCCGATCCAAGGGGCGTTTTGGCGCGCCGGTGGGATCGCACCGGGGTTGCAATTGGAAGACGTACTGCCGCGATTCACCGAAGAGGCCTGTCAGGTGATTCGCTCTCACGAAGGCCGCGATCAACCGTTGATGTTGTACTTGGCCTATCCCGCACCGCACACGCCATGGTTGCCGTCGGAGGAGTTTGCGGGCAAGTCGGGCGCGGGCATGTACGGTGATTTCGCGATGATGGTCGACGCGATGATCGGCAAGGTGCTCAAACAGCTCGACGCGGCGAACATGACCGACGACACGATGGTGATTTTCACCAGCGACAACGGACCGGTCTGGTACGAAGCCGATGTCGAACGATTCGGGCACGATAGTTCGGGCGACTTGCGCGGCATGAAAGCCGACGCCTGGGAGTGCGGCCACCGGATGCCGATGGTTGTGCGTTGGCCGGGAGTCGTCGCGGCAGGATCGGCCAGCGGAAAAATGATCAGTTTCGTCGATTTCTTGGCCACTGCGGATGAATTGACCGGATCGAAGGTCTACCAAAACAAGGACAAGACGGATGTCGGACCGGACAGTTTCAGTTTTCTCGGTGAGTTGACCGGCAAACCGTCCGACGCGCCCCAGAGGACGTCGCTGGCGCTCAAGAGCGGCAAGGGACTGATGACGATTCGGCGCGGGGATTGGAAATTCATCGACGGGGATGGATCGGGCGGGTTCAGTGATCGCGGAACGAAGGGCAAATCCGAGATCTCAAAAGGCCAACTTTACAACTTGGCCGATGACATCGGAGAAACGAATAATCTGGTTGATCAGTATCCAGAGATGGTGCGATCACTACGTGCCGAGTTGGCGAAGGTCGAAGCGGTCCCGCGACACCGTGACGTGAGAGCGGAGTGA